In one Stenotrophomonas maltophilia genomic region, the following are encoded:
- a CDS encoding TFIIB-type zinc ribbon-containing protein, producing the protein MSDPRNGPPPLPASGPVTPPPLPGAALDGPGSPRDVPPPPGSFSLDTSQLPQAIRDEVDAPDPLAIDTSATELKDGLNRCPKCGATDIRPKLGTDILVCLYCRHEWHGARVEEAFGLGENIDQLRGTIIASGARDIDADASALMSFKCTGCGAEVTVNTESTMTARCHWCRHVFGVNEQIANGAVPDAVLPFHISKDDAVARIRQFVDKRRLFALKAFKDQFTPENVVGVYLPYMIVDSNVSAAVAGKGEIQTRRYTVGSEKNKRTVYDADVYQIERQVNFTVDDLPLESSAERGNLDISANTNNIINTILPFDTKNAVKWNASYLAGFTSEKRNLDVETLRPRLEDQLLSIARAQVEASVRGYNRGVRWEQEQLDVHGTRWVSMYLPVWLYSYHQPGRNRGMLHYIAVNGRTGETMGSVPVQQWKMLLAALTAGTIIEAVAILILMATA; encoded by the coding sequence ATGTCAGATCCACGCAACGGACCGCCTCCGCTGCCCGCTTCCGGCCCTGTGACACCGCCGCCGTTGCCGGGGGCGGCGTTGGACGGTCCGGGCTCGCCGCGGGACGTCCCTCCCCCACCCGGCAGCTTCTCGCTGGACACCTCGCAGCTGCCGCAGGCGATCCGCGACGAAGTGGACGCCCCGGACCCGCTGGCCATCGACACCTCCGCCACCGAGTTGAAGGACGGCCTGAACCGGTGCCCGAAATGCGGCGCCACCGACATCCGGCCCAAGCTCGGCACAGACATCCTGGTCTGCCTGTACTGCCGTCACGAATGGCATGGCGCCCGGGTGGAAGAGGCATTCGGTCTGGGCGAGAACATCGACCAGCTGCGTGGCACCATCATTGCCAGCGGTGCACGCGACATCGATGCCGATGCGTCGGCGCTGATGAGCTTCAAATGCACCGGCTGCGGTGCCGAAGTCACGGTCAACACCGAGAGCACGATGACGGCGCGCTGCCACTGGTGCCGGCATGTGTTCGGCGTCAACGAGCAGATCGCCAATGGCGCGGTGCCGGATGCGGTACTGCCGTTCCACATCAGCAAGGACGATGCGGTTGCCCGCATCCGCCAGTTCGTCGACAAGCGCCGTCTGTTCGCCCTGAAAGCCTTCAAGGATCAGTTCACGCCCGAGAACGTGGTCGGCGTGTACCTGCCGTACATGATCGTGGACAGCAATGTCAGCGCCGCCGTGGCGGGCAAGGGCGAGATCCAGACCCGCCGATACACCGTGGGCAGCGAGAAGAACAAGCGCACCGTATACGATGCCGATGTCTACCAGATCGAGCGCCAGGTGAACTTCACCGTCGACGATCTGCCGCTGGAATCCTCTGCCGAGCGCGGCAATCTGGACATCAGTGCCAACACCAACAACATCATCAACACCATTCTGCCGTTCGACACCAAGAACGCGGTGAAATGGAACGCGTCCTACCTGGCCGGCTTCACGTCCGAGAAGCGCAATCTCGATGTCGAAACGCTGCGCCCGCGGCTGGAGGACCAGCTGCTGTCGATCGCGCGCGCACAGGTGGAAGCGTCGGTGCGCGGCTACAACCGGGGCGTCCGCTGGGAGCAGGAACAGCTGGACGTGCATGGCACCCGCTGGGTATCCATGTACCTGCCGGTCTGGCTGTACTCCTATCATCAGCCCGGCCGCAACCGCGGCATGCTGCACTACATCGCGGTGAACGGGCGTACCGGCGAAACCATGGGAAGCGTGCCCGTGCAGCAGTGGAAGATGCTGCTGGCAGCCCTTACGGCCGGCACGATCATCGAAGCAGTGGCAATCCTCATTCTGATGGCGACCGCATGA
- a CDS encoding AprI/Inh family metalloprotease inhibitor has translation MIALLPRTCLAALCCLSLPVMAQDASFGFGQQSTETSQTTQTSTTQSQSQRSDDTAFGSSGSMTSQSSTHSRTHSESNSESTGVDLEIGVPDDTDRWGQERRHPRDLRDSDLFGTWTLGEENGNTCTIELKSMEWFGGYSAYVPAGCPEGFFPANRWVLSGNQLLLTDTSNTVYGRFRASGGGRWSGFRESDGARLYLNPKGR, from the coding sequence ATGATCGCCCTGCTCCCGCGTACCTGCCTGGCCGCGCTGTGCTGCCTGTCCCTTCCCGTCATGGCCCAGGATGCATCCTTCGGCTTTGGCCAGCAGAGCACCGAAACCTCGCAGACTACCCAGACCTCGACCACCCAGAGCCAAAGCCAGCGCAGCGATGACACGGCCTTTGGCAGCAGCGGCTCGATGACCTCGCAGTCCAGCACCCATTCCCGGACGCATTCCGAATCGAACAGCGAGAGCACCGGCGTGGATCTGGAGATCGGCGTCCCCGATGACACCGATCGCTGGGGCCAGGAACGCCGCCATCCCCGCGATCTGCGTGACAGCGACCTGTTCGGCACGTGGACGCTGGGCGAGGAGAACGGGAACACCTGCACGATCGAACTGAAGAGCATGGAGTGGTTCGGCGGCTACAGCGCCTATGTGCCGGCGGGCTGTCCAGAGGGATTCTTCCCGGCCAACCGCTGGGTGCTTTCCGGTAACCAGTTGCTGCTGACCGACACCAGCAACACGGTGTACGGCCGTTTCCGTGCATCGGGTGGCGGACGGTGGTCTGGCTTTCGCGAGTCCGACGGCGCGCGGCTCTACCTGAATCCGAAGGGTCGCTGA
- a CDS encoding cation diffusion facilitator family transporter — protein MSAPTGPRLVIYAALAGNLAIAVAKFIAAGISGSSAMLSEGVHSLVDTLNEVLLLYGLRRAGKAPDTVHPFGYGRELYFWSFIVALLVFAAGAGVSAYEGIQHIRQPEPATHHVLSYSVLGISILFEGASWWVALREFRRTKGRLGYFEAFRRSKDPSTFTVLLEDSAALLGLGFALAGLVAAQLLDMPVLDGVASLCIAAVLAVTAFLLARETKGLLVGEPAHPAVAERILAVAETDADLRRANGVTTMQMGPEQVVAMLSAEFEDDRHTPQIEACITRIENAVKREYPELVALFVKPQTPEVYAARRAALRAPRSPD, from the coding sequence ATGTCCGCCCCCACCGGTCCCCGCCTCGTCATCTATGCCGCCCTGGCCGGCAACCTCGCCATTGCCGTGGCCAAATTCATCGCCGCTGGCATCTCCGGCAGTTCAGCGATGCTCAGTGAAGGCGTGCACTCGCTGGTCGACACCCTGAACGAAGTGCTGTTGCTGTACGGGCTGCGCAGGGCCGGCAAGGCGCCGGACACCGTGCATCCATTCGGCTACGGGCGCGAGCTGTATTTCTGGAGCTTCATCGTGGCCTTGCTGGTGTTTGCGGCGGGCGCGGGCGTGTCGGCATACGAGGGCATCCAGCACATCCGCCAGCCGGAACCGGCGACCCACCATGTGCTGAGCTACAGCGTGCTGGGCATTTCCATCCTCTTCGAAGGCGCGTCGTGGTGGGTGGCGCTGCGCGAGTTCCGCCGCACCAAGGGCAGGCTCGGCTACTTCGAGGCGTTCCGACGCAGCAAGGACCCGTCCACGTTCACCGTGCTTCTGGAGGACAGTGCAGCCCTGCTCGGTCTCGGATTCGCGCTGGCCGGGCTGGTCGCGGCGCAACTGCTGGACATGCCGGTCCTGGACGGCGTGGCCTCGCTGTGCATCGCCGCAGTTCTGGCGGTGACTGCGTTCCTGCTGGCACGCGAGACCAAGGGCCTGCTGGTGGGCGAGCCTGCCCATCCAGCGGTGGCCGAGCGCATCCTGGCCGTCGCCGAAACCGATGCCGATCTGCGCCGCGCCAATGGCGTGACCACCATGCAGATGGGCCCGGAGCAGGTGGTGGCCATGCTCAGCGCGGAGTTCGAGGATGATCGGCATACGCCGCAGATCGAGGCCTGCATCACCCGCATCGAAAACGCCGTCAAGCGTGAGTACCCGGAACTGGTGGCGCTGTTCGTCAAACCGCAGACGCCGGAAGTCTACGCCGCCCGGCGTGCGGCGCTTCGCGCGCCGCGTTCACCGGATTGA
- a CDS encoding exodeoxyribonuclease III yields the protein MARRKTLRIATFNVNGIGTRLPHLLAWLDRTSPDVVALQELKATDAAFPADALEQAGYGALWLGEARWNGVALLARDSVPVESRRRLPGEPADTQSRYLEAAVHGIVVGGLYLPNGNPQPGPRFDYKLRWMKRLIRHARSLVDLPHPAVLLGDFNVIPTEADVYDPKAWRRDALFQPEVREQFEHLLAQGWTDALRSVHGDSTIYTFWDYFRQHAERDRGLRIDHLLLNPVLAARVVDAGVDRWVRLQDKASDHAPTWVTVRT from the coding sequence ATGGCCCGTCGCAAGACGCTGCGCATCGCCACGTTCAACGTCAACGGTATCGGCACGCGCTTGCCCCATCTGCTTGCCTGGCTCGACAGGACATCACCGGACGTGGTCGCATTGCAGGAGCTGAAGGCCACGGATGCGGCATTCCCGGCCGATGCGCTGGAACAGGCCGGCTACGGTGCGCTGTGGCTGGGCGAAGCGCGATGGAACGGCGTGGCCCTGCTGGCAAGGGATTCGGTGCCGGTGGAAAGCCGGCGGCGGTTGCCGGGCGAACCGGCGGATACGCAGAGCCGCTATCTGGAAGCGGCGGTGCACGGCATCGTCGTGGGTGGTCTCTACCTGCCCAACGGCAATCCCCAGCCGGGCCCCAGGTTCGACTACAAGCTGCGCTGGATGAAACGCCTTATCCGTCACGCGCGCAGCCTCGTCGATCTCCCGCACCCTGCAGTGCTGCTGGGCGATTTCAACGTCATCCCCACCGAGGCCGATGTATACGACCCGAAGGCATGGCGCCGCGACGCGCTGTTCCAGCCGGAGGTGCGCGAGCAGTTCGAGCATCTGCTCGCGCAGGGCTGGACCGACGCCCTGCGCAGCGTGCACGGTGACAGCACGATCTACACATTCTGGGACTACTTCCGCCAGCATGCCGAGCGCGACCGGGGACTGCGCATCGATCACCTGCTGCTGAACCCGGTCCTGGCGGCACGCGTGGTGGATGCAGGCGTGGATCGTTGGGTGCGCCTGCAGGACAAGGCCAGCGATCACGCGCCAACGTGGGTGACGGTGCGCACCTGA
- a CDS encoding DNA glycosylase AlkZ-like family protein gives MSRQPTLDDLRRYAVARTLFPPTTLMAAIRRLGFVQADPIRAPARAQDLTLRHRVKDYRAGDLERRYPRLPVEEDCLVNYGFLPREYLALMHPRVARRAWDADTERRAADVLAFVRERGSVHPREVDQAFAHGRVTNYWGGTSNASTHLLEGMHYRGLLRVQRRDSGTRIYSVAEHAPAEDSEDGRAAALVALIVRKYAPLPSASMTYLVRLLGYGAPHLAEQTRQALKLAKEQLASATVEGTTWYWPADENPRSRRHAPDKQVRLLAPFDPVVWDRRRFELLWGWVYRFEAYTPAPKRQYGYYALPMLWHEQVVGWANVSVRDGQLEPSIGYAGRSLSRDRLFRSALEDELQRMALFLAGGRGAG, from the coding sequence ATGTCCAGGCAGCCCACTCTCGACGACCTGCGCCGCTACGCGGTGGCGCGCACCCTGTTCCCGCCGACAACGTTGATGGCCGCGATCCGGCGGCTGGGCTTCGTACAGGCCGATCCGATCCGCGCGCCGGCCCGGGCACAGGATCTGACACTGCGGCATCGGGTGAAGGACTATCGGGCCGGTGACCTCGAGCGGCGTTACCCGCGCCTGCCGGTAGAGGAGGACTGCCTGGTCAACTACGGCTTCCTGCCGCGCGAGTACCTGGCGTTGATGCATCCCCGCGTGGCCCGGCGTGCATGGGACGCGGACACCGAACGCCGTGCGGCGGATGTGCTGGCGTTCGTGCGCGAACGTGGCAGCGTGCATCCGCGCGAGGTCGACCAGGCGTTCGCGCACGGGCGGGTGACCAACTACTGGGGCGGCACCAGCAACGCCAGCACGCATCTGCTGGAGGGCATGCACTATCGCGGCCTGCTGCGGGTGCAGCGACGCGACAGCGGAACGCGCATCTACAGCGTGGCCGAGCATGCGCCGGCGGAGGACAGCGAGGACGGGCGCGCGGCGGCACTGGTCGCGCTGATCGTGCGCAAGTACGCGCCGCTTCCATCGGCCAGCATGACCTACCTGGTCCGGCTGCTGGGCTACGGCGCACCGCATCTGGCCGAGCAGACCCGGCAGGCGCTGAAGCTGGCGAAGGAACAGCTGGCGAGCGCTACCGTGGAGGGCACCACGTGGTACTGGCCGGCGGACGAGAATCCGCGTTCACGACGGCATGCGCCGGACAAACAGGTACGCCTGCTGGCGCCGTTCGACCCGGTGGTCTGGGACCGCCGGCGGTTCGAGCTGCTGTGGGGCTGGGTCTACAGGTTCGAGGCCTACACGCCGGCGCCCAAGCGCCAGTATGGCTACTACGCGCTGCCGATGCTGTGGCACGAGCAGGTGGTGGGGTGGGCCAATGTGAGTGTCCGCGACGGCCAGCTTGAGCCATCGATCGGCTATGCGGGGCGCTCACTGTCGCGCGACCGGCTGTTCCGCAGTGCGCTGGAGGACGAGCTGCAGCGCATGGCGCTGTTTCTGGCAGGCGGGCGCGGGGCCGGGTAG
- the pip gene encoding prolyl aminopeptidase, protein MRTLYPPITPYREHTLPVSTLHTLHVEECGTPDGIPVVYLHGGPGAGISPTHRRFFDPARYRIVLIDQRGSGRSTPFGELRDNTTQELVADIEKVREHLGIERWLVYGGSWGSTLSLAYAQAHPARATGLIVRGVYLGRDIENQWFSEPQGGARWIFPERWDRYEAHIPEDERGNLLQAYWTRLDSPDPAIRIAAAMAWLGWEDNAATLQHEVSAESSSDPMDTLAKARIEAHYFRNGAFLEPGQLLRDVERIRHLPAVIVQGRYDIICPPRSAWELAKAWPEARLEMVIAGHSANEAATTDALVRATDDFADRFGQPG, encoded by the coding sequence ATGCGCACGCTGTACCCCCCGATCACGCCCTATCGCGAGCACACCCTGCCCGTGAGCACGCTGCACACCCTGCATGTCGAAGAGTGCGGGACGCCCGACGGCATTCCGGTGGTGTATCTGCATGGCGGTCCCGGTGCCGGCATCTCACCCACGCATCGTCGCTTCTTCGACCCGGCGCGGTACCGCATCGTGCTGATCGACCAGCGCGGCAGCGGCCGTTCCACCCCGTTCGGCGAACTGCGCGACAACACCACGCAGGAACTGGTGGCCGATATCGAGAAGGTACGTGAGCACCTCGGTATCGAGCGCTGGCTGGTGTATGGCGGCTCCTGGGGCTCGACGTTGTCGCTGGCGTACGCGCAGGCCCATCCCGCCCGCGCCACCGGCCTCATCGTGCGCGGCGTGTATCTGGGGCGGGACATCGAGAACCAATGGTTTTCCGAGCCGCAGGGCGGTGCGCGCTGGATATTTCCGGAGCGCTGGGACCGCTATGAAGCGCACATTCCCGAAGATGAGCGCGGCAACCTGCTGCAGGCGTACTGGACACGCCTGGACAGCCCGGACCCCGCCATCCGCATTGCTGCCGCAATGGCGTGGCTGGGCTGGGAGGACAATGCTGCGACCCTGCAGCACGAGGTGTCCGCCGAATCCAGCAGCGACCCGATGGATACCCTGGCCAAGGCCCGGATCGAAGCGCACTACTTCCGCAACGGGGCCTTCCTTGAGCCCGGCCAGCTGCTGCGCGATGTGGAGCGGATCCGCCACCTCCCGGCGGTGATCGTACAGGGCCGCTACGACATCATCTGTCCGCCACGCAGCGCGTGGGAACTGGCCAAGGCGTGGCCGGAAGCCAGGCTGGAGATGGTGATTGCCGGCCACAGTGCGAACGAAGCGGCCACGACCGACGCGCTGGTACGCGCGACCGACGACTTCGCCGACCGTTTCGGCCAGCCCGGCTGA
- a CDS encoding heavy metal sensor histidine kinase: MSIAQRLSAMFALAALLVFALLGVGVYGVLERQVVRYQHAELQTKLHAVSGSVAMCDSTERWNKVREKVGNLISGDRDTLVWAWSENPTFRIGQAEPQVQAPGKGDNGMGTLPREGGHPLRTLYERVPGKGARPDVDLWIGIDSEPYTQALQRFGVALWVAGGLGVLLVAGLGYWIARLGLAPLRALSNEARSLSPQRLSQRLAAQGLPAELGHLTHAFNGALDRLEAAYTRLDGFNADVAHELRTPLANLMGQTQVALSRPRDVAALQEVMQSNLEELERLRAIVNDMLFLSRAGQGDIAVETRQVQLADEVATAGEFMEFLFEEAQLTLHVEGDATARIDPSLFRRALTNLLHNAVQHARPGSDVRVQLQSEGDGVRVAVLNEGNGIAAEHLPLLFERFYRVDQAREYRGERHHGLGLSIVKAIAALHGGEVFVASSDGLTTVGFTVAR; this comes from the coding sequence ATGTCGATCGCCCAGCGCCTGTCGGCGATGTTCGCGCTGGCCGCATTGCTGGTGTTTGCTCTGCTGGGCGTGGGCGTCTATGGCGTGCTCGAGCGGCAGGTGGTGCGCTACCAGCATGCGGAACTGCAGACCAAGCTGCACGCGGTCAGTGGCAGCGTCGCGATGTGCGACAGCACCGAGCGCTGGAACAAGGTGCGCGAGAAGGTCGGCAACCTGATCTCCGGGGACCGCGACACTCTGGTCTGGGCATGGAGCGAGAACCCCACATTCCGCATCGGCCAGGCAGAGCCGCAGGTGCAGGCCCCCGGCAAGGGCGACAACGGCATGGGTACGCTGCCGCGTGAGGGTGGGCACCCGCTGCGCACGCTGTATGAACGGGTGCCGGGCAAGGGTGCGCGACCGGATGTGGACCTGTGGATCGGCATCGACTCGGAGCCCTACACGCAGGCGCTGCAGCGCTTCGGCGTTGCGTTGTGGGTGGCCGGCGGGCTGGGCGTGCTGCTGGTGGCCGGGCTTGGCTACTGGATCGCCCGGCTGGGGCTGGCCCCGCTGCGGGCGCTGTCCAACGAGGCACGCTCGCTCAGCCCGCAGCGGCTGTCGCAGCGCCTGGCCGCGCAGGGACTGCCGGCCGAACTGGGCCACCTCACGCATGCCTTCAACGGCGCTCTTGATCGGTTGGAAGCAGCGTACACGCGGCTGGACGGGTTCAACGCGGACGTCGCGCACGAGCTGCGCACCCCCCTGGCCAATCTGATGGGACAGACCCAGGTGGCCCTGTCCCGTCCGCGTGATGTGGCGGCGCTGCAGGAGGTCATGCAGTCCAACCTGGAGGAACTGGAGCGCCTGCGTGCGATCGTCAACGATATGTTGTTCCTGTCGCGGGCCGGCCAGGGCGATATCGCGGTGGAAACGCGTCAGGTCCAGCTGGCAGACGAGGTCGCCACCGCCGGTGAATTCATGGAATTCCTGTTCGAAGAGGCCCAGCTGACGTTGCATGTCGAAGGCGACGCCACCGCCCGCATCGATCCGTCGTTGTTCCGCCGCGCGCTGACCAACCTGTTGCACAACGCCGTGCAGCATGCGCGTCCAGGCAGCGACGTGCGTGTGCAGCTGCAGTCCGAAGGCGACGGCGTGCGGGTGGCCGTGCTGAATGAAGGCAACGGCATCGCCGCCGAGCATCTGCCCCTGCTGTTCGAGCGCTTCTACCGGGTCGACCAGGCCCGTGAGTATCGGGGCGAGCGCCATCACGGGCTGGGGTTGTCCATCGTCAAGGCCATCGCCGCACTCCATGGCGGCGAAGTGTTCGTGGCCAGTTCGGACGGTCTGACGACGGTCGGCTTCACCGTGGCACGGTGA